In the Raphanus sativus cultivar WK10039 unplaced genomic scaffold, ASM80110v3 Scaffold2134, whole genome shotgun sequence genome, one interval contains:
- the LOC130505263 gene encoding uncharacterized protein LOC130505263, whose protein sequence is MDHPDVRLHHKSFKCCHKAKKEAMEESKRYKRMVKQTMGKKKNNKKGHGSGSGSGLLRMKVRKLQILIPGGKRCNHPNLLLLKTVDYIFYLKLKLRLLTALSDCL, encoded by the coding sequence atggaCCATCCAGACGTTCGCTTGCATCACAAATCTTTCAAGTGTTGTCATAAAGCAAAGAAAGAGGCAATGGAGGAGTCAAAGAGATACAAGAGGATGGTTAAGCAGACTATGGGCAAGAAAAAGAACAACAAAAAGGGTCATGGGTCTGGATCAGGATCCGGTTTGCTTCGGATGAAGGTGAGAAAGCTCCAAATACTGATACCGGGTGGGAAAAGATGCAACCACCCGAatctacttttattaaaaaccgTTGACTATATTTTCTACTTGAAGTTGAAGCTTAGGCTCCTTACAGCATTATCCGACTGTCTTTGA